The Schistosoma haematobium chromosome Unknown HiC_scaffold_526, whole genome shotgun sequence DNA segment TTTATGCTTAAAAAGTAATAgttggactgagtcatgttggtagatccaaactacttgattggggtccgtgCCGCACCTACAATCAACGATTGGAGATGTTTGACGACGCAGCTTTTTATTCACTGAATTTTTTTCACCTAGTTATGCGTATGTTCTGGTAACTTGGGATAATGTGCGTTTGTGCTGGCCCCTATGTTTATTATGGCTGACTGTGTGGCCCGTTTGAGATAGATTCTAACTTCAGTATGAACGATGTTATGATTTAAATAACCTCTATCCCTACTTTTTGTCTTTATTGTAGGCAACCAAGAGAAACTGAAAGAATTAGTTCAGATGTCATGGTCATTTATTAATGATAGTTTAGCAACAACACTATGTTTACAGTGGGAACCAGAAATAGTTGCATGCGCTGTCCTTTATCTAGCCACACGTATGAGTAAATTTACAATAGAAGATTGGGAAGGTCGTCAACCAGGTCAACGTTGGTGGGAATGTTTTGTTGAAGGTATGAGTACTGAAGTAAGTTCACTTACCACTGATGTTATTACGTTTTTAGCAGTTTCAGTTTTGTGTGCTTTTTACTCGGGTCACAAACTGACACccactgcagaacatatgagtCAGTTTGAACAGGCAAGTGATATTACTGGCTCTTGACTAATAGTGTATCACAAAATCGAATACATAAAAATGTCCTAATTAATAAATTACTCTAATTTAAGTTATGAAAAGAATATCACATAGCTATGTTATCCCTTATTTGTGACTGTTCTACAGTTTACATAGTGACGTTGAATATTGGGCTAGGAGTTTAAAGCCAATAAAGTTTGCATAATGTTCACCATTATGGGAATCATCTGTGTTAATTGTACTAAAATCAGCTTCGTATTTGTATAAACCAATGGATGGATTATTATCtttagtgtaaataataataattgtttaatgcgaaatcatttcaatagaaaaattaatattgttgagtcggctttcgtagaactgcaacggagccgaagagtcctagccaatcagagcatgatggagcattcgagaattccaacgtggcgtgttACTATTGGTATGGTCattagcataatatgtcgttaatgGATTGGCAGAAATATggtgttgatttaacaaacgctaacatctataaatacccatgattttctgtacaagaacgaaccttggagtaaagtattttctctcatactttgcatcttctctctggtgttcaggtcgctgtgtagttctaggtTGCGGGTTACCAGGATAGCTTaggaacgaatatagcgttcaactcTCAAGACTTATCAAATATATCAACACTTATGcaaatttcatgcaattagttccctttatgaattcaAATGTATATCCACTGAATACATTTTTTCTAAGGATGACTAGATCCATAAAGGAGGGAACGGTTTTTGGAGATACAGTTTAAATTAGAACATGTGCCTCATGATAGTACCCAACAGTGAAATCTAATTTAAGTGTTCTTCTCTAGTTAGGTCTCATCAATTCGATATACTTTTATCTAAACACTGATGTCCCTACTGAGGCTAGAATTCCAGTAACCAGTCAGCCTTAATAAACATATGGGCCAGCACAGACGCACATTATCCCAAGTTGCCACTACACATAAGCATAACTAGATAAAAATTCAGAGTAAAAAGCAAGTTAAAATAATAGTTATATGAATATTCGTCAAACAGACTAAATGTTAGGGATATATTTCTAGAAGAAGAGATGGAAAGaagatatatataaacaaatactgAAATGCAAGAGTCAGTAGATTTGCTTCACTGCGACCGATTTTGAGCTACGTCGACAcacgtctccaaccattgattgtAGATGTGGcgtggaccccaatcaagtGGTCTGAATCTACCAACATAACTCAGTCTAACGGTCACcaacttcatgaactgatattattCTTGGTTTGACCTCTCGTAGTTTTCTCCACAATTCTATCTACTCCAGCTAACATCGCATTTTGGGATAGGTGGAAAATTAGGATATGTAACAATTGTTCAAACCGCCTCACTCGAAGAAGTTTCATGGACTGTAGTATCCAGTAGGAAAACACAAGGGCATCGTATGAAATTTAGAGAATATAAAGTATCATTGAACTCATTAAGCGATCTCAGTTAAACTTGGGTCGTTTAATGAGTTCAATGAAGGTTGACAATCTCTATAAGCCTTTACTAATCCGttcaacaaaattatttttcatgtaGTATTTAGATGGTATGTCCGTCATTATATAAAATGTGatgctatttatttattttatttgaacacagatattggtacaaggagacaccaaatacatatgcgccacacaaatctcacttgatttgtgcgaggtctgcgatactgcccgggtgtccaaaccgtagcaggtgattttcttaggaggccacacccggagcctttgacctaaaggtctgatccacaaggcagtgcagCATCGTAAGgatatgcagtcccatggtagccggtgaccgaaagttggttcatacgccatttgttccctcagtatactggagcccatgtgcaccattggtttggaatcagagttttccaactcccctaggtggactcttcgtgtccaccaacccggttaaagcgccggacattcagttttcgtcctctcaatttcgtaaacaacacccccgccatgagaaggcagtgagtaggacttccctagcagtggctatatacgcgtggccgtgtgagggTTTcggagggagagtggactctccccactctcggtcgtaccagggaaTATGGGGGGCAAAGTTTTTTTACCTAGTACATCACATTTGCCCCCAAAAACGTGATGTATTAGTTAAAAATCTCAACACTGTGATGTGACCCAGTAcataatgaaatttttttttctaaaaataaaagaataacaTTTGACAATTTAAAGAACAATTCGTTTTCCCAAATTACTTTCTTCTATTAACCTATTTAATTAGTAATAAAATATTgtgactttttaaaaaaatcttttttcttcaaaataataaCATATCTAGGTTATGGAAGATATATGTCATAAAATTTTAGACTTATACCCTGCTGATGGGAATACTGGTGATGAACAAGTTGGAAGTAATATTAACACATCTACAACTAAAATAACAAcgaataatattaattgtaaCAGTAACAGTAATGTAACTACAGGTGAATTACCAATTCATCATGTAACACATTCAGTATCATTCGATTCAAACAAATATCATGGAATAAATAGTAAAGCAGAGCCATCTGCTAAAAAGGCAAGCATTAATGCGTTCGTCAgggaataatatttattcatcaaCTGTACACACTGGTCATTCAAGTggtagcagtaataataataatattaatgttacTTCATCGATGATGAATAACAATCCTGCAGTAATGAAACATGTTCCATATCCCTCACATTATCGTCTACCAGTTGGTGCAATTgctaacaataataaaacaactgtctataaATGATATGATGCTGAAATAAGTAAGTGatatattattgttttctaaAAGAAAGTTTGATGGTATTCATAGATTCTCCGCATGTAACTGATACCGTAACAACTTACTTAATGAATCTCATTGAACTGCAACTCTGATCTGAAGGTcacgtacttacttacgcctgttacccctcgtcgaGAAGCAAAGGTCGCCAACCTGCACTCTCCATCCATCCTtatcctgggtaatcctttccagtcctTTCTAGTCACTATTCATTCTTTCCATGTCTGCTTCCTATTCCTGACGTAgagtgttctttgaccttcctattttccgtttccattcagaattccaagttagggtgtGCATCGTGacacagtttgatgattttctcaatgtgtgtcctatccacttccaacgtttttttctaatttcctctttacctggaagctggtttgttctctcccacagtaggctgttagtGATGGTATTGGCTAACAGAAATTaattatcttgcgtagacaattaattataaatgcttgtacCTTTCTGATGATGGTTCTCCACGTCTCAGCtgcgtacagtaggactgtcttgacgtttgtattgaagatcgcgactttgatgttgactgacagtttttccgagttccatatgttcttcaattgtaagaacGTCATTCTTGATTTACTAATCCTTacattcacatctgcatctgaacctccttgttcatcgatgaggCTTCTCAGGtacatgaaagattccacatccagagtttctccatcaagtgtgattgggtttgtgttctctgtgttgtacttAAGAGTCTTGCTGTTTCCtgtgtgtatgttgaagcctattGATGCAGAGGCTACTGATAcattagttgtcttcatctgcatttgttgatgtgtattgGATAGAAaggccaggtcatctgcaaagttcaaatcttctaattgattccgagctgtccattgtattccatgttatccctcagatgtcgaggtcttcataatccagtcaaccaccagaagaaagatgaaTGGAGAGAGTCGGCAGCCTTGTTTGACTctggtcctcacttggaatgggTCTGTCggctgtcctctatgcacgacTTTCCAGTGTAGTCCGTTGTATGAATTCCGtgtgatgttgacgatcttctcagctataccatagtgtcgaagaagtttgcATAAGGTTCTCCCTATCCACACTttcaaacgctttctcataatcaatgaagttgatgtatagtgacgactTCCACTCAACTGACTGTTCGACGATTATCtatagtgttgcgatttggtttatgtacgaccgatccttacggaatccagtctgttgatctcaTAGCTGAGCACCTACTGAATCCCTCATCCAGTTAATCGACAATCTGTTACAAGTGATTCTTGctgttaatttaatttcatgCAACCCAACAGTCACACAAATGTTCATATTCTCGGCTTTCGACTACACCTTTTTTATGTGCTAGGATTAGTTGTATTAAAAtgaatggaaaatatactcTAATGATTCAGCTAATCCTTCATACATGTTCAGAATAAACAATCAATGTAAAGatgtaaatgataaaaaatattttaccaaTAGTCAGTAACTCCTATTCATCTCCAGTAGCGAAACTTTATTGTCAGTTCAGGTGTCACAACTTTTTTCATCCATCAGATATTGAGCAGTACACGAATTCCAATACATTCATCtttgtcttttttttttacaaacgGTGGACTATCAGGGGGATATACCAATAATTGAAGTATTTCATTTT contains these protein-coding regions:
- a CDS encoding uncharacterized protein (EggNog:ENOG410V5N7~COG:D), with amino-acid sequence MSWSFINDSLATTLCLQWEPEIVACAVLYLATRMSKFTIEDWEGRQPGQRWWECFVEGMSTEVMEDICHKILDLYPADGNTGDEQVGSNINTSTTKITTNNINCNSNSNVTTGELPIHHVTHSVSFDSNKYHGINSKAEPSAKKASINAFVRE